A stretch of Camelina sativa cultivar DH55 chromosome 18, Cs, whole genome shotgun sequence DNA encodes these proteins:
- the LOC104762015 gene encoding 40S ribosomal protein S8-2 has protein sequence MGISRDSIHKRRATGGKQKMWRKKRKYELGRQPANTKLSSNKTVRRIRVRGGNVKWRALRLDTGNYSWGSEAVTRKTRVLDVAYNASNNELVRTQTLVKSAIVQVDAAPFKQWYLQHYGVDIGRKKKAAASKKEGEEGDAVATEDVKKSNHVQRKLEIRQEGRALDSHLEEQFSSGRLLACISSRPGQCGRADGYILEGKELEFYMKKLQKKKGKNAGAA, from the exons ATGG GTATCTCTCGTGATTCAATTCACAAGAGACGTGCCACTGGTGGTAAGCAAAAgatgtggaggaagaagagaaa GTATGAGCTTGGAAGGCAACCAGCTAACACTAAGCTATCAAGTAACAAGACAGTGAGGAGGATCCGTGTGCGTGGTGGGAACGTAAAGTGGAGAGCTTTGAGGCTCGATACAGGAAACTACTCATGGGGAAGCGAAGCTGTGACCCGCAAGACCAGAGTCTTGGATGTTGCTTACAATGCATCTAACAATGAGCTTGTTCGTACACAAACTCTTGTGAAGAGTGCAATTGTTCAAGTTGATGCTGCTCCGTTTAAACAATGGTATCTCCAACATTATGGAGTTGATATTGGTCGTAAGAAGAAAGCTGCTGCAAGCAAGAAAGAAGGAGAG GAAGGAGATGCGGTAGCCACGGAGGACGTGAAGAAAAGCAATCATGTTCAAAGGAAGCTTGAGATCCGACAAGAAGGCAGAGCACTTGACTCTCACCTTGAAGAGCAGTTTAGTAGTGGAAGGTTGCTTGCATGTATCTCATCAAGACCTGGACAATGTGGCCGTGCTGATGG GTACATATTGGAAGGAAAAGAGCTCGAATTCTACATGAAGAAACTTCAAAAGAAGAAAGGCAAGAATGCTGGTGCTGCATAA